TGTAGAACTTAATGATAGACATGTAAGGAATAGTCTTTTGCATTAACATTGGCAGTAATATATGAAGTTTCATCTGCCATCCTCACCTATGACTAACATTTTATCTGCACATGTTGCTCCATTGTCTTTAGTGTCAACAAACATAATCTATAGCTGACATGTATGTGGCTcagatttacatattttaatttggcATCAAAATCTATGACCTGGGATCAGtgtcattgctgctgctgctgcttcattcCAGGTGAAAGGACTGCTCAGCACTCTGTTGAGGAGAGGTTACATCTGTGGAAAGGTACAGAATGTGTAGTATTCTGTAGAAAGCTATCAGTTTTTCTTGGTGTcctaacaaaatgaaaatcaatatgggTGGTTTAATTCTTAAtagttgttttagttttaaaaacttaaaatatcttcattctcATGTTTCTTCTCTTAATAGCTTCTTGTCTAAAAATATGGAAGCTATGTTGCTCAATTGGGACCATTCTCTTGGGCTATTACTAAACTTTTGTTCCTGTGAAAGCTATGCCATCACCAGTATATTTATCTGATCTAATATCATCTCAGAGttattcttttctattatgtTCAAAGAGTACTATAAGCACTGTATACGctatttctattaaaatgtatGATGTTCTTTCTAAttaaaaaagtgaaattattttgttCACCCAGGCATAGTTCTCATGATACTATCTACCACTCAaaaggctctgtcagtgcctgacaaatacagaagtggatgctcacagccatccattggacagagcacagggaaatgaaggagctagagaaagtacccaaggagctgaaggggtttccagccccataggaggaacaacaatatgaaccaaccagtaaccccagagctccctgggactcaaccaccaaccaaagaaaatacatggtgggactcatagctctagctgcacatgtagcagaggatggcctagtcagacatcaatgggaggagaggcccttggttctatgacagttctatgacccagtatagggaaatgcgagggccaggaagcaggagtgggtaggttggtgagcagggtaaagagaggagatagggggttctcagaggggaaaccaggaaaggggataacatttgaaatgtgactaaagaaaatatctaataaaaacttttttaaaaaaaggctaagacaggaagatcaaaggTTCAAAATGTAGCCTATACACAATAAAACatcaactttaaaaagtaattttaaaagaatttgtttaTACATTGAAGCTGTCACTGTGCTTTTTCTCTGGGCTTTgatggtttttctctttgttttcagttttctgttgTACATTATTTTTATAGGTCAGGTTAATGGAATCCACGATATCATATGTGCTAGGTAAATACTATCCACATgccagctttatttttaaaattattttttcttggaaactatgacaaaagaggaaaaaaccaAGAGGATTCAGAGGGAAGATGAATTGAGAACAGGGAGTGAGAGTCGTAGAAGAGTCATAGTGTATGAGACTGTATGAGACTGTATGAGAAAGTGTCATAGTGAAACATCTTATTGTGTACAATTAACATGTTCTTATAAAGAAGACAAACATATCTTTGATTATTACATTCTGTGAAAAGTGGGGGGGGCAAATTTTAGAATGTgattaaattatatttagaaacaactatgtttattattgttttgaataCTGGACATAATTTAGATGAATGAAAAGAGGCTGTAAATAATGAACTTTCAGGGAAATTCTGGAACTAATAAGTGTtttatgggggaaaaaatcataaatatttgcatatattattatAACCATTATAACCATTTTTGATATAagaatattaaatgaataaaaaacatgATAAATTGTCATGTGAAATTAAGCCACATAAATAACAGTGACTTTTTattgctaaacaaagaattatttgTAAAATCATAAATGAACAATCATAATACAATAtcttaaaatacagaaaagcaaattGCACATAACTTATTATTATTGACTTTTTTCTCCTGTGATTATTTAACGTAATCAAAAATAAAGACTCTGAACAAAAGCAGCTCCAAAAATAATCTAAATTAATGGCAAATTGTAAACCATTGAAATTTGTACAAAGTCTATTGAAAATAGTAGCATAAATGTCCTCAGATTTGGAAATGATGGCACTTTAGATGTGTCTGAACAACGTTCACTGAAaaacaagccagaaaaaaaaaacatttttgcccttatttgattatttttattttgattatttgtaCCTGTTTTGCTggtactgaggatcaaactcTGGCCCTTATGCTTACAGAGTGATAAAtgactaaaataacaaaaactaaatgTAATTGTTGTTTCTCTACTGCCACAGAAAACTCACAAaacttagtatttatttttttatgaacaGACTAACTTTGGAGCCAAAGGGACATTCTCAGAAGTAGGATAAGATTTATTCAAGGCTTATGTTAAAATATTCAGTGCATTTGCCTGTATGGGCCAATCTCTTGGTCCAAAACAAAGCTTCAAGATATTTCatcaacaaaatatttcattattatctaCCTTCTCCCCACAGTCTGGTGATCATGAACGTGTCAGAGGGATCAACAGTGACATATTTTGTCTTATTGGGCTTCCCTGGTCCCTGGAAGATTCAAATCACACTTTTCTCACTGATTCTGCTGCTCTACATGATAACTTTGACTGGAAATATGGCCATCATTTGTGCAGTGAGGTGGAATCAACAACTCCACACCCCTATGTATATGTTCCTGGCCAACTTCTCCNTCNTAGAAATCTGGTACGTGACCTGCACAGTCCCCAACATGCTGGTCAACTTTCTTTCCAAAACTAAGACTATGTCCTTCTCTGGATGCTTCACTCAgttctacttcttcttctccctGGGCACAACTGAATGTTTCTTCCTCTGTGCCATGGCTTATGATCGGTACCTAGCCATCTGCTACCCACTGCACTATCCTTCCATCATGACTAGGCAATTCTGCAGTATTCTGGTGTCCCTCTGTTGGACCATTGGTTTCTCCGCACATTTGattcccattttctttatttctcaattGTCTTTCTGTGGCCCCAATATCATTGATCATTTTCTCTGTGATGTAGACCCACTAATAGCACTGTCCTGTACCCCTACACACATCATAAGGCATGTATTGTACTCTATAAGTACTCTTATCATTATTCTCACTGGTTTGTACATCCTTGGATCTTATGCCCTGGTGCTCAGAGCTGTTCTTCAGGTTCCTTCTTCAGATGGACGACAAAAGgccttctcaacctgtggatcccACCTGCTGGTAGTGTCTCTGTTCTATGGAACCATAATGGCGATGTATGTCAGTCCCACACCTGGCAACTCAGTTGACATGAATAAAATTATCACACTGATTTACTCTGTGGTAACACCAGCTTTAAATCCTTTCATCTATAGTCTGCGTAACAAGGATATGAAATATGCTCTCCATCATGTCTTCTTTGGGAAGAGGATTgtgcaaaattaataaatagggGTTTTATACACAACTATGGGACACTCAATATTTCCAAGGTCACCTTCATGGATATGACATATACTCATACAGATgaagacatatatacataattaaaaataaaactgaatcttggttttttgttttaatctagcTGGAGCATAgtggtgtatgtctttaatctcagttgTTGAGAGCAGAAGgagatatatgtatgtgagtcCGACAGGAATAATAACCCTGTCTCATaagcccccccaaaaaaatgtcaAGGATGTAAAGGTAACTCAGCAGGTGCAGAATGAAGCCATCCTGAGTCTAAATATTAAGCTATATATGCTACAAAGGGTAAagtcagagagatgactcaaatACTTTGGGAGATTGTGAATGAATCCTAGATATTAGATGTTGAGTTATTTACACTTTCACAGTCTGATTTTGCTTTGTTCATATTGTGACATGCCAGAGTTCTTacttcttgaaggaagaaagtattaacttgtttttttttatttttcagaagccCATAGttgaaaaactaatttttaaaaatatttcaggttTTAAATGAGACTTCAGATTTTGAAAGTGATTGAATTTTTAAGTGTTTCAATTTGTAAAGACTATGGAACATTAAAAGTTTGTAAagtgttttatattgtgatgttcATGTTAATTGTGATCCTGGggataaacaagaaaggaaaggttgtgaTTTAACAGTGATATgtttctgtgtcaagttgatatacaATTGAATTAGCTAGTTgtctatcaacttgacacaatctagaatcacctaaaaGGAGGAAAACTCaattagaaattatttctataagatccagctgtaggatattttcataattagtgattgatggggagtggcacagcccactgtgggtagtgtcatccctagactggtggtcctggattttaTACAAAAGCAAGCTGAACGAGCTATGGTGAGCAAGgcagtaaacagcattcctccatggcctctgcatcagctcctgcctccaggttcctggcctgttCCTGCATTGACTTTCTTCAAATGATAGTTTATAGTGTacaagtgtaagtcaaataaaccctttcttttccaaatggcttttggtcatggtgtttcagcaGCCTTAACTGACAAATATCATTTTTggactcttttttaaaagactgtgaaatatatatatatatatatatatatatatatatatatatatatatattgaatatatagattcaatatatgtattatatatgatatatgatatatatatatatatatatatatatatatatatatatattcacatgcattAGTTCATCCTAACCAACAGTAGGTAAGAGAAACTCAGAATTAGACTGAAACCAAAAATAAGAATACCTTtagtgaaatattttaagtatatgattTCCCTAATTACATGGTTCAACATTGTTCCTCATAGCTGTATGGTCTGAGGTTCATATACAGGAAGTAGGAAGAGGGTGAGCTGGCTCtaagaacaaagcaagaaaaaaatcagcCACATTTCCCCAACATATAAAGCACCCATATTTACACTCATTGAAAGGCAACCCATTTGACCATCTTGAAAGGATTCCGCCCAGAAGTATTATTTAGAGAAGTAAAACAATCCCAAAAGAGAACCCATGCAGAGTAGGTCACCAGAGAAGAATGATGAAAGAAGCAAGTAGTGGCCAACCAGGAAAGCACTGTGCCTGTCTGAAGAACCCACCTaaagagtgtgtgtttgtgtgtgtgtgtgtgtgtgtgtgtgtgtgtgtgtgtgtgtgtgtaggggtgtgggtgggtgggtgtgggtgtgtgttttaatatgtgtgggtatgagagtgtgtgtatgagggtgtgtgagagagtattgtgagagtatatgtgtgtgttaatatgtTTGGGTATGAGAGTGTgcgtgtatatgagtatgtgtgagagaatgttgtgtatgtttgtgtgtgtgtatatgagagtgtgagcatgtatgagtgtgagagagtgttgtatatgtgtgtgtatgtgtgtttgtgggggttgtggtgtgtctctatgtgtgtatgtgtgtgtatatatatgtatgaatgtttttgagTGTGCAATTCATTGTGTGTTAAATAAATTCAACATGGAGACATTATTAAACTTACGAGGCAACATATAACCTGATTATATCACTATTCAGTCTAAGAAacatctttctgccttctttccctccctgggTAACCAGGGGCAGCAT
The sequence above is drawn from the Mus pahari chromosome 8, PAHARI_EIJ_v1.1, whole genome shotgun sequence genome and encodes:
- the LOC110325698 gene encoding olfactory receptor 11H7-like, giving the protein MNVSEGSTVTYFVLLGFPGPWKIQITLFSLILLLYMITLTGNMAIICAVRWNQQLHTPMYMFLANFSXXEIWYVTCTVPNMLVNFLSKTKTMSFSGCFTQFYFFFSLGTTECFFLCAMAYDRYLAICYPLHYPSIMTRQFCSILVSLCWTIGFSAHLIPIFFISQLSFCGPNIIDHFLCDVDPLIALSCTPTHIIRHVLYSISTLIIILTGLYILGSYALVLRAVLQVPSSDGRQKAFSTCGSHLLVVSLFYGTIMAMYVSPTPGNSVDMNKIITLIYSVVTPALNPFIYSLRNKDMKYALHHVFFGKRIVQN